TCGGCTATTGCGCCCTCGCCGCGATTGTAGGGCAGGAAGACCAGCGCCACGACCAGCACCAGCGGCAGCACATAGCCGAACAGCGCACCGACCATGCTGGAGACCACCGCATCCCACCCCGCGCCCGTGGCGCCGATGGTCTGGGCGGTGGCCTCGGCCACGTTCTGGCCGTAGCGCCAGAGTGCGAAGCCGTAGATACCGAGCGGGACAGCCGCCACCGCGACCGTGACGAGCAGGCGCGGGTCCAGGATCACCTTGCGATAGGCCGGCTCCAGCAGGCAGGCCACCAGAAGGGCGCCGAGGAAGGCGACGAAGCCGAACTTGCCCAGCACGCCAGCGGCGATCCACAGGCCAAGCCCCGCATAGAGGCCGAGGCTCTTGTGACGGCTCAGGGCCATCACCGTCAGGAAGGTGCCGGCGATGGCCACGATCATCACGTTGGAATGGGTGAGGATCCGGTGGCTGTGGTACCCGATCACCCATATGAACGAGAGCGAGAAGGTGGCGAGCGCCTGCAGTCGGGGATCGGCGATCATGCGCCGGGCCACCCGGTAGACCAGCATGGCGCAGGCGAAGAGCAGCGTGTAGCGCAGCACGGCGAACGACAGCGTGCCGACGCCGAAGATCCGCTGCAGGCCCCACAGGAGCCAGTCGTACAGCGGCGGATTGCGCGGAACGTAGGAAAGCTCCAGCGACTGGACCATGTAGCTTTCGATGGCGTCGTCAGCGTTCACCGCGATCTCGAAGACCACCGCGATCGCCGCGTGGAGCACCATCCAGAGGGCGACGATGAGCGCCACGCCCTCGGGCCGCGCCCAGAACGGAGCCTGCAAAGTGCTCGCCCCGTGGGAACCGGTGGCGGCGGCCGCCGCGGGCACATCCCTGTCGAGATAGGTATCGGTCACCGGGGCACTCCTCATCCGCGCCTCTATACCGCCGTGACAGACGAGGCGCCACCGCGCGGAGCGTGGGCCTCCCGCGCCAGGGCGGGCTCCGTCGCGCGGCTCGACAATCAGCTAGAGCGTTTCGAGGACGACGAAGCGGTCTCGGCCGCCGACCGCCAGCGCCGCGTCTGACACCTCGTGGACCAGCATCTCGTCGACCCGGGCGCCCGCCGGACCGGTGCGGCAGGCGGCGAGCATGGCCTCCACCTCTTCCGCCGGTCCGGCGAATACCGCTTCCACGGCGCCCGACCGGCGATTGCGGGCAAAGCCGAGCAGGCCGCGCCGTTCGGCCTCCCGCGCGCACCAGGCCCGATAGCCGACGCCCTGCACCCGGCCGCGCAGCATCACATGAACATGGCGCATGGGAGTGCCTATTGGGGGCAGGCGCCGGACGGCGTCAGGGCCTCGAACGTCGCCATGGCGCCGACCAGCGCGAAACGGCCGTAATCGATCTTGAGGCTGCCGACGACGCCGTTGTCATAGAGGGAGAAGCTCATGACGTAGGCGGGCGTGCGGTCCACGCCCCCCTCGTCGAAATAGCTGATGGTCACGGGATAGAAGGTGCGCCCGGCGAGCGCGGCCCGGGCGGGCGCCGCGATGCGGCTTTCGTCGGTGCTCGGGCGGCCGATGACCGCCAGCGTGTCATAGACCTTCTGGGGATCGCTCGCGCCGTCATAGACCTTGGCCTGATAGACGCTCTCGCCGCCGCTGGCAGCGGCCAGAACCTTCTTCACATGCTCTGTGGGCATCAGGATGTCGCCCTTGAGCGTGAAGGTGGCCGATTCGGGCTTGCTGACGACCACCCGGAGCGCCGGCGGCTCCTGCCGTTCCACATTGGCCTCAAGCTCCAGCCCGTCGTCGTCCCCGCCCTCGGTGGTCGACGTGAAGCGATAGGACTTGCCCGCGCCATCTTCCCAGGCCTTGGAGATGACGCTCTGGCGCACGGGCTCGCCGCCGGTGGAGGCGGCGCTCTGCTGGCTGGTCAGGGTGGTGTAGCCGGCGCAGGCATCGCCGGTGATCTCGTAGCGAATCTCCCCGTTCATCTCCTCCAGCTGGCCGGAAGGCTTGGAGCCGTCGAGGGAGAGGCGGTAGGTCGCCTTGTGCGGCAGCAGGGTCACCGCGCCAGCGGGCAGAGCGGAAAAGCACCACAGGCCGGCCACCGTCGC
The nucleotide sequence above comes from Xanthobacter flavus. Encoded proteins:
- a CDS encoding cell envelope integrity EipB family protein; protein product: MTKHLRLAAATVAGLWCFSALPAGAVTLLPHKATYRLSLDGSKPSGQLEEMNGEIRYEITGDACAGYTTLTSQQSAASTGGEPVRQSVISKAWEDGAGKSYRFTSTTEGGDDDGLELEANVERQEPPALRVVVSKPESATFTLKGDILMPTEHVKKVLAAASGGESVYQAKVYDGASDPQKVYDTLAVIGRPSTDESRIAAPARAALAGRTFYPVTISYFDEGGVDRTPAYVMSFSLYDNGVVGSLKIDYGRFALVGAMATFEALTPSGACPQ
- a CDS encoding acylphosphatase → MRHVHVMLRGRVQGVGYRAWCAREAERRGLLGFARNRRSGAVEAVFAGPAEEVEAMLAACRTGPAGARVDEMLVHEVSDAALAVGGRDRFVVLETL
- a CDS encoding ArnT family glycosyltransferase, translating into MTDTYLDRDVPAAAAATGSHGASTLQAPFWARPEGVALIVALWMVLHAAIAVVFEIAVNADDAIESYMVQSLELSYVPRNPPLYDWLLWGLQRIFGVGTLSFAVLRYTLLFACAMLVYRVARRMIADPRLQALATFSLSFIWVIGYHSHRILTHSNVMIVAIAGTFLTVMALSRHKSLGLYAGLGLWIAAGVLGKFGFVAFLGALLVACLLEPAYRKVILDPRLLVTVAVAAVPLGIYGFALWRYGQNVAEATAQTIGATGAGWDAVVSSMVGALFGYVLPLVLVVALVFLPYNRGEGAIA